One stretch of Desulfovibrio sp. DNA includes these proteins:
- a CDS encoding helix-turn-helix domain-containing protein codes for MSESESERKRIGAQLAARRKEKKWTVKDVAARTGRQPSRVTEMEKGRTNSTLDALIQVGEVMGLRLLYVPEDRMADVLMLLGQRTPTLSHATMPRSVFDEVFIPDPEDGDDEAPDH; via the coding sequence ATGTCGGAATCAGAAAGCGAGCGCAAACGCATTGGCGCCCAGTTGGCGGCGAGGCGCAAGGAGAAGAAATGGACGGTCAAGGACGTTGCGGCGCGCACTGGGCGGCAGCCGTCCCGTGTGACCGAGATGGAAAAGGGCCGGACGAACAGTACCCTGGACGCGCTGATCCAGGTCGGCGAAGTAATGGGGCTGCGCCTGCTGTACGTCCCCGAGGATCGCATGGCTGACGTCCTGATGTTGCTGGGGCAGCGCACTCCGACTTTGTCGCATGCGACCATGCCGCGCAGCGTCTTCGACGAAGTGTTTATCCCGGATCCGGAGGATGGCGACGATGAAGCGCCTGATCATTGA